A genomic segment from Diadema setosum chromosome 11, eeDiaSeto1, whole genome shotgun sequence encodes:
- the LOC140235332 gene encoding uncharacterized protein, whose amino-acid sequence MGSRGEKKSGLVGEKSHMVHSVNWKLDAMLKKELGMLDTSKRRVEHRIAMDQVVAKKRFQVKLHRSKVFHARMKGDTEMLRKLITKDNYDFHTNATSVDVLNKRREKDLAKKRVLHRQSQDKMMTLRTPTPAATKPTIEIPDLPGDNGSQRPKTHPGLEGTQDAASLVRPMTAIERISSAKYLAARAAKQRPVTALVNRTKLSFKTDKYSPSTQPVAEIKSNATTMKMIPEKSGKDGPERVTIKITSIDENTNDVDKESDPNVNQNVHEKEKASDEKGATSNSTTLDSDEIDHKDNVENGNSNGTSTKSEENSKDTLTIGVPKKSILRPRTAPGKSQRGSKSDSSSSEGKTRPRTSVCISEPATVNVEASESPTVLKSDDRASVPRPKTGGKKSKSKSPKSKRKQSLISIFSEEKKLTIMDIDDGRRERANQDTRIKGFVSTLDDVKTDPDLIVDYYMARLLEDSSISGGQKNVQRIRDMPDSDYDKDLAKRSLGDLTKNTVTFRDVNRNYSEYKHDPYTPLHPTSMGFNLTSRNSSMGGVVRQESRITQPTTAWQAVDSDCD is encoded by the coding sequence ATGGGATCGAGGGGCGAGAAGAAGTCGGGGCTGGTGGGGGAGAAATCCCACATGGTTCATTCCGTGAACTGGAAGCTGGATGCGATGCTGAAGAAAGAGCTCGGTATGCTGGACACCTCCAAGCGCCGCGTGGAGCACCGGATAGCCATGGACCAGGTCGTCGCCAAGAAACGCTTCCAGGTCAAGCTGCACCGCTCCAAGGTGTTCCACGCCCGGATGAAGGGCGACACGGAGATGCTCCGGAAGTTGATCACCAAGGACAACTACGACTTCCACACCAACGCGACCTCGGTCGACGTCCTCAACAAGCGGAGGGAGAAGGATTTGGCCAAAAAGCGAGTCCTTCATCGTCAGTCCCAGGACAAGATGATGACGCTTCGCACCCCTACCCCAGCTGCTACCAAACCCACCATCGAGATCCCCGACCTCCCTGGTGACAATGGTAGTCAGCGTCCAAAGACCCATCCGGGGCTCGAAGGCACGCAAGATGCCGCATCTCTGGTGAGACCAATGACGGCAATCGAAAGGATCTCCAGTGCAAAATATCTGGCCGCCAGAGCAGCCAAACAAAGACCCGTGACAGCTTTAGTTAACAGGACCAAACTAAGCTTTAAAACGGACAAATATTCTCCCTCAACGCAGCCAGTGGCTGAAATAAAGAGTAACGCCACTACTATGAAAATGATTCCAGAAAAGAGTGGTAAGGATGGGCCGGAGAGAGTTACCATAAAAATCACATCTATAGATGAAAATACAAACGATGTAGATAAAGAAAGTGACCCTAACGTCAATCAAAACGTGCATGAGAAGGAGAAGGCGTCTGACGAAAAAGGAGCTACAAGTAACTCGACAACTCTTGATTCTGACGAAATTGACCACAAAGATAATGTGGAAAATGGAAACAGCAATGGTACGTCGACAAAATCGGAAGAGAATAGTAAAGATACTCTCACCATTGGCGTTCCAAAGAAATCAATTTTGAGACCTCGCACTGCTCCAGGCAAAAGTCAGCGTGGCTCAAAGTCCGATTCATCGTCCTCTGAAGGAAAGACGCGACCCCGAACATCGGTTTGCATCTCCGAACCAGCAACGGTCAATGTAGAGGCAAGTGAATCTCCGACAGTTCTAAAATCGGATGATCGCGCGAGCGTTCCTCGGCCCAAGACGGGCGGTAAGAAGTCAAAGTCGAAGTCGCCCAAGTCGAAACGGAAGCAGAGCCTCATCAGCATCTTCAGCGAGGAAAAGAAACTCACGATCATGGACATCGACGATGGGCGTCGAGAGCGTGCCAATCAAGATACGCGCATCAAGGGCTTCGTCAGCACCCTCGATGACGTGAAGACGGACCCCGACCTCATTGTCGATTACTACATGGCGCGGCTCCTGGAGGATTCGTCGatctcgggtggtcagaagaaCGTTCAGCGCATTCGAGACATGCCCGATTCGGACTACGACAAGGACCTTGCCAAGAGGAGCCTGGGTGATTTGACCAAGAACACGGTCACGTTCCGCGACGTCAACCGAAACTACTCGGAATACAAACACGACCCGTACACGCCATTGCACCCGACGTCTATGGGTTTCAACCTCACCTCAAGAAACAGCTCGATGGGAGGTGTTGTCCGGCAGGAAAGTCGCATCACACAGCCGACTACTGCTTGGCAGGCTGTTGACTCGGACTGTGACTAA